From Candidatus Nomurabacteria bacterium, one genomic window encodes:
- the dprA gene encoding DNA-protecting protein DprA, whose amino-acid sequence MSFPIVELPAAEFPVGLREIPQPPEKLNYRGQLPAADLTLLSIVGPRKYTTYGKQVVEELVGGLKGQPVGIVSGLALGIDSLAHEAALKNGLYTLAIPGGGISDERIYPASHKKLAYRILEAGGGLLSEFDPDFQATKWSFIQRNRLVAGISQATLLPEAAPKSGTLTTARMTADYSRDLLVVPGSIFAETSKGVHQFLKLGAIPITSKEDLLDALNLAPQEAAPAQASLALSPIELLIINTLTEPTHRDELIRKCGLGVAEAAQTLMMLELQGHIASEQNVYRRCL is encoded by the coding sequence ATGTCCTTTCCTATTGTAGAGTTGCCGGCTGCGGAATTTCCCGTAGGCCTACGGGAAATTCCGCAGCCTCCCGAGAAACTCAACTATCGCGGACAGCTCCCGGCCGCCGACCTCACCTTACTCTCGATCGTCGGACCACGTAAATACACCACGTACGGCAAGCAAGTGGTCGAAGAGCTGGTCGGCGGCCTTAAGGGCCAGCCCGTCGGCATTGTCTCTGGCCTCGCCCTCGGAATAGACTCGCTCGCCCACGAAGCAGCGCTCAAAAATGGATTGTATACGCTCGCGATACCCGGCGGTGGCATTTCAGACGAACGCATCTATCCCGCCTCACACAAAAAGCTAGCCTACCGGATCTTAGAAGCTGGCGGTGGTTTACTGTCAGAATTTGACCCAGACTTTCAAGCGACCAAGTGGTCATTCATTCAGCGCAATCGTCTCGTGGCAGGAATCAGCCAAGCCACTCTCTTGCCCGAAGCTGCACCGAAGTCTGGCACACTCACTACTGCTCGCATGACCGCCGACTACAGTCGAGACCTCCTCGTGGTGCCAGGTAGTATATTTGCAGAGACCAGCAAAGGCGTGCATCAATTCTTAAAACTCGGTGCGATCCCGATCACGAGCAAAGAAGATTTGCTCGATGCACTTAATCTCGCGCCGCAGGAGGCGGCGCCCGCGCAAGCTTCGCTTGCGCTCTCACCAATCGAACTCCTCATCATCAACACCCTCACCGAACCAACCCACCGCGACGAACTAATACGAAAATGCGGCCTCGGCGTAGCCGAGGCCGCCCAGACCCTCATGATGCTTGAACTCCAAGGTCACATCGCTAGTGAGCAAAATGTGTATCGACGGTGCTTGTAA
- the serS gene encoding serine--tRNA ligase, translated as MLDIKFIRENIDLVKLAAQKKKSSVDLDRLAAVDDSRREIMQRMEEKKAEQNRVSEGIPAAQDPVVKQQLITEMQALKAEIQKDEEALRPVMEEWQALMLQVPNIPDMSVPDGDSDEDNEEIKTWGEQTKFDFAAKDHVELMLQHNMVDFERGAKVHGFRGYYLLGDGAKLSWAIWNYANQFFMEKGFTPVLPPAIVRKANLYGTGHLPNDAEDVYNTQDDDYLIGTAEVSVMGYYADEILDKSLFPVKFLGFSPCYRREAGSHGKDTRGLIRVHEFYKLEQVMLCEASHEESVKWHEWINRNTEEFIESLGIPYHTVLNCGGDLGQGQVKKYDIELWVPGEQKYREISSASYFHDFQTRRFNIRYRDEDSKIRYAHSLNCTAIPTPRILVSLVENFQQADGSIKIPEKLVPFFGKESIG; from the coding sequence GTGCTAGACATCAAATTCATCCGCGAGAACATTGACCTGGTCAAGTTGGCTGCGCAAAAAAAGAAATCATCGGTAGACCTCGACCGCTTGGCGGCAGTGGATGATTCGCGGCGTGAGATCATGCAGCGCATGGAGGAAAAGAAAGCGGAGCAAAACCGCGTGTCTGAAGGTATCCCGGCCGCACAGGATCCAGTAGTGAAGCAGCAACTCATTACCGAAATGCAGGCGCTCAAGGCTGAGATCCAGAAAGATGAAGAAGCGCTGAGGCCAGTGATGGAAGAGTGGCAGGCGCTTATGCTTCAGGTGCCAAACATTCCCGATATGTCGGTCCCTGATGGCGATAGTGATGAGGACAATGAAGAGATCAAGACTTGGGGTGAGCAGACGAAGTTTGATTTTGCAGCGAAGGATCATGTCGAGCTCATGTTGCAACACAACATGGTTGATTTTGAGCGTGGTGCAAAAGTGCACGGCTTCCGCGGCTATTATCTCCTTGGTGATGGTGCGAAACTGTCGTGGGCGATCTGGAACTACGCCAATCAATTTTTCATGGAAAAAGGCTTTACGCCGGTTTTGCCTCCAGCGATCGTGCGCAAGGCAAATCTCTATGGTACTGGCCATTTGCCGAACGACGCAGAGGATGTGTACAACACCCAAGATGATGACTACCTGATTGGCACCGCTGAGGTATCAGTCATGGGCTATTATGCCGATGAGATCTTGGATAAGAGTCTTTTCCCAGTGAAGTTTCTTGGTTTCTCTCCATGCTACCGTCGCGAAGCGGGTAGTCACGGCAAGGACACACGCGGACTCATTCGCGTGCATGAATTCTATAAGCTCGAGCAGGTGATGCTTTGCGAGGCGTCACACGAGGAGAGTGTAAAGTGGCACGAATGGATCAATCGCAACACTGAAGAGTTTATCGAGAGCTTGGGTATTCCGTATCATACGGTACTGAACTGTGGAGGTGATCTTGGGCAAGGTCAGGTAAAGAAGTACGACATCGAGTTGTGGGTGCCGGGTGAACAGAAGTATCGCGAGATCAGCTCAGCATCGTACTTCCATGATTTCCAGACGCGTCGTTTCAACATTCGCTACCGTGATGAAGATAGTAAGATCCGCTACGCGCACTCGCTCAACTGTACTGCGATCCCGACACCACGTATTCTTGTGTCGCTGGTGGAGAATTTTCAACAGGCAGATGGCTCGATCAAGATCCCAGAAAAGCTGGTGCCTTTCTTTGGGAAGGAGAGTATTGGATAG
- a CDS encoding tRNA-dihydrouridine synthase, with translation MNFWQRLPKPIMALAPMADVTDAAFRRLMAKYSAHERADGSVGGPDVMWTEFVAADGLVRATPEGKEKLMADLIYSEEERPIVAQLFTSDPEHMEYAAKLCRELGFNGIDINMGCPDRSIEKQGCGSAMIKTPEVAKEIIKAAKRGAGDMPVSVKTRVGYGEDILEEWLPAILKESPAAVTIHARTRKEMSKVPAKWERVKRAVEIRNELKSDTLILGNGDVLSLQDAADKVAMSGADGAMIGRALFGNPWFFHPTKRLPVRLTALPTKGVNRDTIHVADTSEEGVEYISIEERLRVMVEHSKLFAELLPFKNFSVMKKHYKAYVNSFPNAAELRAELMEQNSPDEVEAVVERFIESHRAILEG, from the coding sequence ATGAATTTTTGGCAACGACTTCCAAAACCGATCATGGCACTCGCACCAATGGCCGATGTTACCGACGCGGCTTTTCGCAGGCTTATGGCGAAGTATAGCGCGCACGAGCGCGCGGACGGCAGCGTCGGCGGTCCCGATGTGATGTGGACGGAGTTTGTCGCTGCCGATGGGCTTGTGCGCGCTACCCCAGAAGGTAAAGAAAAGCTGATGGCAGATTTGATCTACAGCGAAGAAGAGCGACCGATCGTTGCGCAGCTTTTCACGAGCGATCCAGAACATATGGAGTACGCGGCGAAACTGTGTCGCGAGCTTGGTTTCAATGGGATCGATATCAATATGGGTTGTCCTGATCGTTCGATCGAGAAGCAGGGTTGTGGCTCAGCTATGATCAAGACACCCGAAGTCGCAAAAGAAATTATCAAAGCAGCTAAGCGCGGCGCTGGCGATATGCCAGTCAGTGTAAAGACACGCGTTGGATATGGTGAAGACATTCTTGAGGAGTGGCTGCCGGCGATTCTGAAAGAATCGCCGGCGGCTGTGACCATTCACGCCCGCACGCGCAAAGAAATGAGCAAGGTGCCAGCCAAGTGGGAGCGGGTGAAGCGGGCAGTTGAGATCCGTAATGAGCTTAAATCAGATACTCTCATTCTTGGCAATGGTGACGTGCTTTCACTCCAAGATGCTGCAGATAAAGTAGCCATGAGTGGCGCCGATGGCGCGATGATTGGACGGGCGCTTTTTGGTAATCCGTGGTTTTTCCATCCGACCAAGCGCTTGCCGGTCCGTCTTACTGCGCTTCCAACCAAAGGAGTGAACCGCGACACGATCCACGTGGCAGACACTTCTGAGGAAGGTGTCGAGTATATCTCCATCGAAGAGCGGCTGCGCGTCATGGTTGAGCACTCTAAGCTGTTTGCCGAACTGCTACCGTTCAAAAATTTCTCAGTTATGAAGAAGCACTACAAGGCATATGTGAACTCATTTCCTAACGCAGCTGAGCTCCGAGCAGAGCTTATGGAACAGAATTCTCCTGACGAAGTAGAAGCTGTGGTTGAGCGTTTCATTGAATCTCATCGTGCTATATTGGAGGGATAA
- a CDS encoding serine hydrolase, with translation MKQLVVALVLLLVLVQLSGTPKTTISAPVLAAEPSHLIVHAPASLPVTAKAYGVFDVESGELLLAYNEEAELPVASVTKLFTAAAALRAADTPLTITAADVATEGRAGKLHAGDEYSVHELLFPLLLESSNDAATALERVVGPVVVAGREFGDAAGLSSRNIASVHSLVTEVRSLYLTEPHIFDITKLSQKVGEYTGWINNSPVRDLPGYQGGKHGYTEAAGRTLTAIFKEDSLGGHELGYIILGSTDIKRDLIALRQVVEDSVELQ, from the coding sequence ATGAAGCAATTGGTCGTAGCCTTGGTATTACTGTTGGTTTTGGTGCAGCTTTCTGGTACACCAAAGACAACTATCTCTGCGCCAGTATTGGCCGCGGAGCCATCACATTTGATCGTACATGCGCCAGCATCACTGCCGGTTACTGCCAAGGCGTACGGCGTGTTTGATGTTGAGTCGGGGGAGTTGCTGCTGGCGTACAATGAAGAAGCTGAACTTCCGGTAGCCTCTGTCACCAAGCTCTTCACAGCTGCGGCGGCGCTTCGCGCCGCCGACACTCCACTCACGATCACTGCCGCTGATGTGGCCACCGAAGGTCGGGCGGGCAAATTGCATGCAGGGGACGAGTACTCAGTGCACGAGCTCCTCTTTCCACTTCTCTTAGAGTCTTCAAATGATGCAGCGACCGCACTTGAACGAGTGGTTGGTCCGGTAGTGGTTGCAGGTCGAGAGTTTGGCGACGCGGCCGGGCTTTCGTCACGCAATATTGCGAGTGTACATTCGCTCGTTACAGAAGTGCGTTCACTGTATCTCACTGAGCCTCATATTTTTGATATTACCAAACTGTCGCAGAAGGTGGGTGAGTACACTGGTTGGATCAACAATTCTCCGGTGAGAGATTTGCCGGGCTACCAAGGCGGCAAGCATGGCTACACTGAAGCGGCTGGTCGTACCCTGACCGCGATCTTCAAAGAAGATTCACTCGGCGGACATGAACTCGGCTACATTATCCTTGGAAGCACTGATATCAAGCGTGATCTCATTGCCTTGCGACAAGTGGTCGAGGACTCGGTAGAGTTGCAATAG
- the dnaX gene encoding DNA polymerase III subunit gamma/tau has protein sequence MSVTGALYRKYRPQTFADVRDQDHIVTVLEGAIKKGEIPHAILFSGTRGTGKTTLARIFAKAIGTADLDLYEIDAASNRGIDDVRELKEAVHTMPYESEHKVYIIDEVHMLTKEAFNALLKTLEEPPAHVVFILATTEEEKLLDTILSRCQVFRMHSPSRAVLAETVTDIAKQEGFDLQPDAADLIAVAANGSFRDALGVTQKVIMASGDKIGSADEVAAIIGAPKTATMQQLLKGLHEKSREDALGAVQLAVESGVDMKLFARLLLEHVRAVMLLRNLPGKKEQILGAFGTETQKQLEEYASGASPLNSHLLLKLLEATELVARSPIPQAPLEIAIIEVTEG, from the coding sequence ATGTCAGTTACCGGAGCCTTATACCGCAAGTATCGTCCGCAGACCTTTGCCGACGTGCGTGATCAAGATCATATTGTCACTGTTTTAGAAGGAGCGATCAAGAAAGGAGAGATCCCGCACGCTATTTTATTCTCTGGTACCCGTGGTACCGGTAAGACGACGCTGGCGCGGATTTTCGCCAAGGCGATCGGTACAGCTGATCTCGATCTGTACGAGATCGACGCAGCGAGTAATCGTGGTATCGATGACGTGCGTGAACTTAAAGAAGCGGTACACACCATGCCATATGAGAGCGAGCACAAGGTATACATCATCGACGAGGTGCACATGCTCACTAAGGAAGCCTTCAATGCGCTCCTCAAGACCCTCGAAGAGCCACCAGCACACGTGGTGTTTATCCTCGCGACCACCGAAGAAGAAAAGCTGCTCGATACCATTCTGTCTCGCTGTCAGGTATTCCGCATGCACTCACCAAGTCGCGCAGTGCTTGCTGAGACAGTCACTGATATCGCGAAGCAAGAAGGGTTCGACTTGCAGCCTGACGCAGCAGACCTAATCGCCGTGGCAGCGAATGGCTCTTTCCGTGATGCTCTTGGTGTAACTCAGAAGGTGATCATGGCGTCTGGTGATAAGATCGGTAGTGCGGACGAAGTCGCAGCGATCATTGGTGCACCAAAGACGGCGACCATGCAGCAGCTTCTTAAAGGCCTTCATGAGAAGAGTCGTGAAGACGCGCTTGGTGCTGTGCAGCTTGCGGTGGAGAGTGGGGTAGATATGAAGCTGTTTGCACGACTCCTCCTAGAGCATGTACGGGCCGTAATGCTTTTGCGCAATCTTCCTGGCAAGAAAGAGCAGATCCTTGGTGCCTTTGGGACTGAGACACAGAAGCAGCTGGAGGAGTATGCGAGCGGCGCCTCACCGCTCAATTCGCACTTGTTGCTGAAACTGCTTGAGGCTACCGAGCTCGTGGCTCGCTCACCGATCCCGCAGGCGCCGCTCGAGATCGCCATTATCGAGGTAACTGAAGGCTAG
- a CDS encoding histidine phosphatase family protein: MEIYLVRHGQTDGNLQRRHQVEHSVLTKLGKEQAEEAGKELKKFKPTHLVASSLVRAIETARIIGEECDLTPEISSHFIEIARPKEMYGRHHFSLSSLWFYFWWYFGSKHGTNNGGESYKQFRQRFTAAQEYLAALPEDSRVVVVSHGVFITFFTIHICNKKWMGPLRALKVYADILSIKNGSITKVVYDTKAKKRECAWSVVK, from the coding sequence ATGGAGATCTACTTAGTACGACACGGACAGACCGATGGTAATTTGCAGCGGCGGCACCAGGTAGAGCATTCAGTGCTCACCAAGCTTGGTAAAGAACAAGCTGAGGAAGCAGGTAAAGAACTGAAGAAGTTTAAACCGACTCACTTGGTGGCGAGTTCGCTCGTGCGCGCGATCGAGACAGCACGAATCATTGGTGAAGAGTGTGATCTTACACCCGAGATCTCTTCACACTTCATTGAGATCGCGCGCCCGAAAGAAATGTACGGCCGACATCACTTCAGTCTTTCATCACTCTGGTTCTATTTCTGGTGGTACTTTGGGAGCAAGCATGGCACCAACAATGGTGGCGAGTCATACAAGCAGTTTCGTCAGCGCTTTACCGCTGCACAAGAATACCTGGCAGCACTGCCGGAGGATTCGCGCGTGGTGGTGGTAAGTCACGGTGTGTTTATTACTTTTTTCACGATCCACATCTGTAACAAGAAGTGGATGGGTCCGCTGCGAGCGCTCAAAGTATACGCAGATATATTGTCGATCAAGAATGGATCGATCACTAAAGTTGTATACGACACCAAGGCCAAAAAAAGGGAATGTGCCTGGTCTGTTGTAAAGTGA
- a CDS encoding DUF2127 domain-containing protein — protein MATITEEKNMHRIFVAGIVFKALNAALEIVGGTLLLFTGATTHFIEYLAKGELIEDPTDFVANTVQQYIPYLSEHTQLFAAVYLLSHGIIKIFLSVGLLRGKLWAYPVAIVVFALFIVYQIYRYTYTHSFFLILLTLFDLLIIWLTWHEYKRVQKHLADKI, from the coding sequence ATGGCTACAATAACCGAAGAGAAAAACATGCACCGCATATTTGTAGCTGGCATCGTGTTCAAAGCACTCAATGCTGCGCTAGAGATTGTTGGTGGAACCCTTCTGTTATTTACTGGTGCCACCACACACTTCATAGAGTATCTAGCGAAAGGTGAATTGATTGAAGACCCAACAGACTTCGTCGCCAATACTGTCCAGCAGTACATCCCGTATCTCTCTGAGCACACACAGCTTTTTGCAGCTGTATATCTTCTCAGTCATGGCATTATCAAGATATTTCTGTCTGTCGGACTCTTGCGTGGCAAGCTGTGGGCGTATCCAGTTGCTATTGTAGTTTTTGCACTTTTTATCGTGTATCAGATATATCGCTATACATACACCCATTCATTCTTCCTCATCTTGTTGACACTCTTTGATTTGCTCATCATTTGGTTAACGTGGCATGAGTATAAGCGGGTACAGAAACATCTAGCAGACAAAATCTAA